The sequence ATCTCTAATTCCTTTCTTCTCATATGGATCATAAACTAAATGCTTTCTCGTAATAACTTCACCTAAAAGTTTTTCAAACTTAACATCTATTATTAGGTTTGATAATAGCTTAGGGAACACATATAACTCATTTGCAACATCAAATCTTTTAACGAATTTATTGGTAACAAACAAATCTGTAGTTATTAATTCTGCATTGTTTATTGTATAAAAACCTCGCTTCTTTCCCTTTATAGCTATCTCTCTCTCTAACTTTTCATGTCCAAATAAAGATAATTCTTCACTTCTATGATCTAATTTTGATATATTATTATCATCTTGAGTTTCATCAAATTCAAGATTAGCTGATAGCACATATTGTGTTCTAAGCCACCATAGAGGCATAAATTTTCTATTAATAAAGGTACGTTTTAACTTTGTTTCTTCACCTTCAAATATAGCTTCATCTTGAAATTCCATTAGGAATTCTACATCTTTGAAAGCATGTTTTAAATATAATTTATTTTGCAATTTAAAGAATATCAGGATTATAACTATAATCAATATTACTTCCATATTCTCACCTAATTTCTTTCTTTACCCCAAGACTCTGTTGGTACTTCAACTGTTCTAACTATTTGTCTAACTATCTCTTCACAACTAAAATTTCCTTTAATTTTTAGTGCATTCTTTACTATAAGTCTATGTCCAAATACATATGGTGCTAAAGTTATAACATCATCAGGAGTTACAAAATCCCTTCCATTTATTGCTGCATACACTTGAGCTGCCTTAAGCATAGCAAGAGATCCTCTTGGACTTACGCCTAAAATTATATTATCATCATGCAAAGTAGCTTCAACTATCTTTAATATAAATTCTTGAACATCATCGCTGACAAAAATCTTTCTGCACACTTTTCTTGCTTCAATTATTTCTTCTTTGCCACATACACTTTGTAATTCTTCTAGCGGATCATCCTCAATAAAACGTTTGAAGATTTGCTTTCCTTCTTCTAAAGTTGGATGTCCCATGTTTATTTTAATTAAAAATCTATCCAATTGTGCTTCAGGCAATGGGAAAGTTCCCTGAGATTCTACAGGGTTTTGAGATGCAATTACAAAGAATGGACTATCTAACTTATAGGTTGTCCCATCTATAGAAACTTGTTTTTCTTCCATACACTCTAATAAACTTGATTGAGTTCTTGGAGTTGCTCTATTAATTTCATCTGCTAATAGTATGTTTGTAAAAACTGGTCCTTTTCTTAATGTAAATTCTCCTTCTTTTTGATTGTAGTAGTTTATACCAGTTAAATCAGAAGGCATCAAATCAGGTGTAAATTGTACTCTTTTGAAATCACAATTTATTGATTTAGCTAAACTTCTCGCCAATACTGTTTTACCTGTACCTGGCACATCTTCAAGTAGAACATGTCCACCTGCAATTAGTGATGTAGTTATAATATTAATAACTGTATCCTTTCCTATAATAACCTTTTGTACATTTGTTTTAATTTTTTCAGCTAATACTTTTACTTCCATAACTTTTCTCTCCATTCTCAGTACTTTTTACCATTTAATTGTTTAACTATATTATATACTCATTTTCACGAAAATCAAAACGTTTTCTCTCACTAAATTTTCTTAAATCTTTATAAAAATACTATAAAATTCATTATGTAGTTTTTTTTACTCCCTTATACTATTGTAAAATGGTAATTTAATATAAATAGTATAAAAAACAGATGGTAAGCACCTAAAAATTAGGTTAGCTTCCCATCTTTATTTCAAAATATAAATACAACCTTAGTTGTTTTTTTTAATTCTATTGTATTCTGCTATCTTCTCATTTAACTTTTCAGCCATCTTCATATCCTTCTTATATGAAATAATTTTAACTAAAATATACACTATGATTATGAGAACTATAAGAGATACTATATAATACAACGGTTTAGTTGGATCTATCCAATCAAATAGATATGCACATACTATTACTATAGTACTTACTAAAATAAATTGAATGCATGTCCTAATAATAGCTTGTTTTTTACTAAGTTCTTTCTTTGAATAATATAATAAATCCGATAGAGATGTAAGGAATGTAACCAATAACATTTGCCACAAAATGCTTACATGCAAAGATGCTTCTTTTTCAAATAATGATATATAGATTGCAGTTGCAAACATAACACCTGTATTTATAGTGCAAAATAAAACAACAAACTCTTTAAATGTTTTTTTCATTCATACTCCTCCTACAGACCTAATTTTTTCTTCAATTCTGGTACAAACTGTCTTGAGATTATTACCCTTTCTTTATTATTAAGAAGTACTTCAAATCTCCCATTAAATGCAGGACTTAATTTTTGAATCTTGGCTAAATTAATGATTGTTGATTTAGTGGCCCTAAAAAAATCAGTATTACTATACTCTTCTTCAATTTCATAAAGTTTTAACTTAGATTCAAATACTCTTTTTTCACAATAAATAAAAATCTTATTATCCACAGCTTCGAAATAATATACATCATTTGCATCTATCATATGCATTTGACCATCACTTATTCCAACCAACTTCTTTTGCTGCATTTTCACACCATAAATCATTTGTAGCAAAGACTCATCTAATCTATTACAGCGAATTATAATCTCATCTTCTTGTCCTTCTTTTACATCTTCTATGACTATTTTCATATATCCCCCCATACACAATAACAACAATACTATATCTTATATTTTAAATGTAACTTAATAACTATTCCACTATTTATTGATTATATTGCTATCTATCTCTTATCCTTCTCTTTTGTAATACTAAAAGTGCTAATAATATAAATAAAAAACTACTTCCTATTAATATTGATATTTTTTCAAAACTATCTACTGAATTACTTCCCCATGATACTGATATCCCCATATATTCTTTATACTTATTTATAGCACTTGCAGGAGCGCCTTTAAAAACAACATCTATGGCATCCTTAACATAGACTTCTCTCATTAAAGATGTTCCATAAACTATAGGAAAGAGTTTTACACCTTTCTGAACAAGTTCTGGTAACATTCCCATAGGAAGATACATCCCAGAAATAAATCCAACTAATGTTCCAACTATAGTATTCATTGCAGAAAATGCACTTGATGTATGAATAAAAACACATATAAAATATATAAAACAAGATGAGGCAAAAACATTTACTACAGTAATACCTATAACTTTAAATACAGCATTTAATGATAATAACGATCCTCCCGTTAATCCTATATATATTTCTGATACTCCTATAGTTATGAAGCATAATACACAGCCCATAGCAAAGGCAGCT comes from Clostridium sp. TW13 and encodes:
- a CDS encoding AAA family ATPase encodes the protein MEVKVLAEKIKTNVQKVIIGKDTVINIITTSLIAGGHVLLEDVPGTGKTVLARSLAKSINCDFKRVQFTPDLMPSDLTGINYYNQKEGEFTLRKGPVFTNILLADEINRATPRTQSSLLECMEEKQVSIDGTTYKLDSPFFVIASQNPVESQGTFPLPEAQLDRFLIKINMGHPTLEEGKQIFKRFIEDDPLEELQSVCGKEEIIEARKVCRKIFVSDDVQEFILKIVEATLHDDNIILGVSPRGSLAMLKAAQVYAAINGRDFVTPDDVITLAPYVFGHRLIVKNALKIKGNFSCEEIVRQIVRTVEVPTESWGKERN
- a CDS encoding DUF3021 domain-containing protein, with the translated sequence MKKTFKEFVVLFCTINTGVMFATAIYISLFEKEASLHVSILWQMLLVTFLTSLSDLLYYSKKELSKKQAIIRTCIQFILVSTIVIVCAYLFDWIDPTKPLYYIVSLIVLIIIVYILVKIISYKKDMKMAEKLNEKIAEYNRIKKNN
- a CDS encoding LytTR family DNA-binding domain-containing protein, encoding MKIVIEDVKEGQEDEIIIRCNRLDESLLQMIYGVKMQQKKLVGISDGQMHMIDANDVYYFEAVDNKIFIYCEKRVFESKLKLYEIEEEYSNTDFFRATKSTIINLAKIQKLSPAFNGRFEVLLNNKERVIISRQFVPELKKKLGL
- a CDS encoding ABC transporter permease produces the protein MKTVMMLTKRNILLYLKDKTTVFFSLLSMFIIIGLMVIFLGKMNVDNVLGLVSVERVKATFLVNSWVMAGIIVVNSVTVTLAVVGIMIEDEDKKRMGAFWVSPVSKFKLTLGYILAAFAMGCVLCFITIGVSEIYIGLTGGSLLSLNAVFKVIGITVVNVFASSCFIYFICVFIHTSSAFSAMNTIVGTLVGFISGMYLPMGMLPELVQKGVKLFPIVYGTSLMREVYVKDAIDVVFKGAPASAINKYKEYMGISVSWGSNSVDSFEKISILIGSSFLFILLALLVLQKRRIRDR